The genomic segment CTTCTACACATACCGGGCCAGACAGGGGCACTTTACCATAAAGGATGACCCCATACACAAGAATTTTTCCATCACCATGACTGACCTCCAGGTAGAGGATTCAGGCACATATTACTGTGCTTACAGTCAAAGCTATGTTTTACTGAAGAGGATCTCGCTGAATGTTTTCAAGGGTGAGTACCTTTTCCCCACGCAAACTCCAGTCCTGTCAGGAGGCAACGTCACTGCTGCCCCGCTCCATCCTCCTCCCGCACACAGCGATCAgcttcccctgtccccatccatcAGCCCCCACCCTCATCCCCTCGCTCGCCGCCTTCCCTGCTTGCAGAGCACGGGGTGAAGGAGCCCCGCAGACCCCGCTGGCCCCGAGGCTcacggctccctgcagccctgcccaaAGTGCCCTGCCTGGGCCGACAGCCACAGCCTGGCCCAGGTGCCCAGCTTGTGCCAGGAGATGGATCCCCTCGTGCCCCACATTGCGGGTCAGACACCAGGTTTGTTGTTCTGCAGAGTTCCACAAGCTGGAGTTGGACAGTCTCTCTGTGCAGTGCCCGTACCGTGACCTGGGCTACCGCTCCGAAAGAAAAGCCTGGTGCCGAGCTGTAGGTCAGACTGGCAGGTGTGAACATGTGGTGAGCACAGATACCACTTACAGACGGGGTATCAGCAAAGGCAAGGAAGGCAGAGCCTCGATCCAGGATGACACCCAGAAAAGGACCATCACCATCACCatggagaagctgcaggcacAGGACTCTGGCGTGTACTGGTGTGCACTCTACACACCCAATGCAACCATTAATTTCACCCCGATAATGGAGGTCCGGCTCTCTGTGGCCAAGCGTGAGTACCTGCTGGCAGATTTTGGCCTCGCCTCCCCTGCTTGCTCTCCCTCCTGACCTGTGCCCCACCACCGAGAACCCGACCCTCTCTCCATCTCTGTCTCCGTCTGCACAAGCTTCTGTCTGCTTCTGCACAGGGCTGTTCGACACCTCCCTGCTACCTGCAGATCTCTGCCAGGGAGCTTTTCTGCCTGCACTTCCAGCACTTCTGCCACCTCCTGGGCTGGGTTCATGGAGCAGGGCTCCTCGGCAGCTCCTTGCTTCTCCCTCCCACTTTTCCATCCTTCTGCTGCTTCGCCTGCTCCCGGGAGCTCCTGAAGACACGGGTCACAGTCTGGGCGCCTCGTCTGTGTTGGCTGTCACATCACGCCCGGAGTTACACCCATGGTAGCAATGGCAGGGACGTTCAGATGGGGGATGCACAACAGCCCAGTAAttgttcttctcttcttctttgtgATTGCAGGACGAGTTGCAACAACATTGTCAGGCACCGGTCAAAATTACCTTCCTGGCAACAGCACACAAGCAGGGTAAggccaaacccccccccccccaaaaaacaaacaaacaaacaaacaaaaaaaaaaaacaaacaccaaaaacctATGTGAATGGACACAGACAAGCATTACTGAtgtcctgcccatggcagtcCTGTCTTCCTGGGGGACGCAGTCTGGGCATTGCAAAGACTCCCGCTTACAGAGGAGCTGGGTGGGACAGGCGTCCTTACAGTGGACGACCTCTCCTCTTGCAGTTCCTGCCCAGAGCCTAATTACAAAGGGAGAAGTGGACAGATGAAATCAAGTCCTAGCTTCCTGGGAACTGCCTTCTGTCCTCACTCACTGCCATGTGGCAATGAATCCACCTGGTCACTCTCATTTTCTGCACTCATTGCCTTTCCTTATTTCCATGTTGTGTGAGGAAAGGATATTTTCAAGTTCTTGTAGTGTGGAAAGGGATAAATTAGAATATGTCTTGGGAAGAGGAGGCCACTTTTGGAAGTGTATTTGAAACCCCATTTCTACGGGGATTCTCcagcagaatcatagaatgacttgggctggaaaggaccttaaggatcatcttGTTAACCCTTcccgccatgggcagggacgccacccactagatcaggctgctcagggccttgtccaaGCTGATgctgaacacctccaaggatggggcatccagaacctctctgggcaagctgttccagtgcctcagcaccctctgagtgaagaagtgcctcctaacctctaattgAAATATCCCCTCTTTTTGTTTCaaaccattccctcttgtcctgtcattatctgattgagcaaaagGTGCTCTCCATCCCTTTTACAAGCCCCCTCTAAGTACTGAAAAccacaatgaggtcaccccagagccttctcttctgtgtgctgaacagccccagctctgtccttccttgtaggacagctgctccagccccttgatcatctttgtggccctcctcttgacccactctaacagccccacatccttctggtgctgggggccccagacctggacgcagcactccaggtgggtcCTCACCAGGGCAGTGCAGATGGGGAccatcccctccctcctctACTCCTctggtgatgcagcccaggatgcagttggccttcctggcagcaagctcactgctggctcatgttgaagTTTTCGTCCCCCTGaaccccaagtccttctccccagggctgctctcagtgagttcttctcccagccgGTCCTCATGTccgggattgccccagcccaagtgcagcaccttgcacctgGACTTGAACCTTATCAGGTTCACGTGGGACCACTCCTCCAGCCTgtcctttggatggcatcccttccttctgctgtatgcactgcaccactcagcttggtgtcatctgcagccTTGCTGAGGGTGTGCTCGGTCCCACTGGCTGTGTTGTTGGTGCAGATACTGAGAAGGAAGGATGAAGGACAGCCTCTCCTTCTGGGTGAAGGCCTTTTCTCTTCCATGGGTTGATCTgctccctttcctttctgtttccttgaCAGCTTATGGAGCTTCACCCTTCAGGCCCTCCTAGGATTCTTCATCAATAAGGTGCTGGTCATCTTGCTCCTcgtttttcttcagagaagggGACGCTGCAGAAAAGAGGTAACCACACACCCACAATGGCAAAAGCACACCTGGGCTCCAGAGAAGCCCCAGGGTGGTACTTGCACGTGCTGTTTGTCCACGGCTCCCAACTGGGGAGCGAGAGGTGTGATGCGATCACTTAATGCTCCAGAAAGGATGAGCAGCCCTCCTCCACATGCTTCTCTCCATGGGCCGATGTCACTGAGGAGCCTGCCTCcctctttctttcagaaactcAGGACAGCAGAAGGCAGCCCTGGACAGCTGCCTGAGGAGGAAAGGAGCTGACGCCAGACCTGGGACCAAAAGGATCTCTGTTTCCAAGCCTGGAGACATGTCCGGAGGGAAATCCCAACCTGCAAGCTGTTACCCTGAGCTCCAGAGAACCCAGGCCGGCCTCCCCCATGAACTGAGGCCCGCTTTCCCCCCGGGCTCCCAGCATGGCAACTCCTGGGGCTCCTCAGGGCAGAAAGCAGCCCACGCCTGGCAAACCCTGCCACACGGCCCAGGCCAGGCTCTGCCACTGCCCGCCAGCCCTGCCAGGGGCAGCACATCGCCACTTCTTGCCTCAGAGCTGGTGCAGCAAGCACAGCCTCACCACAGAGCGCCCACACTTCCCTCACTTCCCTTCAAACCCTCAGGACTTCCCCATGGGTCCCCGCACCAGGGCCCTGTGCGGTTGTTCCAGTCAAATAAACTGTGCAAAAGCCCAGTGGCTCCGTTTGGTTCCTCCAGCTTGGCACAGCGTGGGTAGGCAGCCCACGGGCTCGGTGCCAGGCATGGCATGGACAACGAGGGGACTGGCTGTGGTGGAGGAGAGCCCAAGGAGGCACGGCATGGAGAGGAGGCTCCCTGCATAGAGCCCGGCCTCTCTGCCACCACGCCTTGAGGGGACTTTGGGCAAGGGCCTGGGCAGGGGGCACCTGGGGAGCacagagggaagggcagggccaCAGTAAAGGACCTGCCCCATCTCCCAAGCCTTGGAAATGCCAAAGGAGTGCCCTGTTGCCACTGGCATGAGGGCAGAGCGTGACAACGGCCAAGGGAGAGCAGCAAAGGGCCTCTGGCGTCAGGATGGTCTGTGCTCTGCTCTCGGCCACTTCCCCTAACGCACCCTGAGCTGCTCTTGTTATTCGGTGGCCTTGCAAAACGTGGTGAAGGACTTCCGTGGGAAGGCAAGACCTCAGGCACTTCCTCCAGTGGCGTCAGTGGGAGGCAGGAGGCTTCACCCGGGCAGACGCGTTGCAACGGGGCGCGTTGGGCGGaccctggcaatgtccctgccCTGCGCTTGAGAAGGCCATGGAGCTGCGAGTCGTCCTCCTGCTGCCGCTCTGCTTCCCAGGTACGAGGAGGGCTGGGCATGGCTGGGGCTTCCCATGGGACACCCGTCCCcagtcctgctgcctgcagggcccTGCAGTGGTGGGACAGCGATACCGATACCGGCTGTCatgggggctggggaagggaagggaagggaagggaagggaagggaagggaagggaagggaagggaagggaagggaagggaagggaagggaagggaagggaagggaagggaagggaagggaagggaagggaagggaagggaagggaagggaagggaagggaagggaagggaagggaagggaagggaagggaagggaagggaagggaagggaagggaagggaagggaagggaagggaagggaagggaaggacaaGCCCCACTTCAGAGCACCCCACACCTGGCTCCTCCAGGCTCACAGCCCACGACAGCCCTGCACCAGCTCCCCTCTCCCTCACCACTTCTGGTATTCACAGGTCTCCAAGCCCAAACACGTGAGGAGCTGAGCCAGCACGAAGGAAGCAACCTCTCTGTGCTCTGTCCTTACCCAGCAGAGCGTGAGTACCGGGATCTGAAGTCCTGGTGCCGCTGGACAGATCAAGGATGTCAGCTTCAAGTGGCACTACTCGGCACAATAACTTATACGTACTCACAACAAGCCAACCAGGGGTACATTACCATACAGGATGACCCCAAACACAGGAATTTTTCCATCACCATGACTGACCTCCAGGTAGAGGATTCAGGCACATATTACTGTGCTTATAGGAAAGGCTGGGAAAGCTATGTTCCACTGAAGTGGATCTCGCTGAATGTTTTCAAGGGTGAGTACCTTTTCCCCACGCAAACTCCTGTCCTGTCGGGAGGCAACTtcactgctgccctgctccatcCTCCTCCCGCACACAGCGAGTGGCTTCCCCCGACCCCATCCATCAGCCCCCACCCTCATCCCCTTGCTCGCTGCCTTCCCTGCTTGCAGAGCACGGGGTGAAGGAGCCCTGCAGACACCGCTGTCCCCGAGGCGCACGGCTCCCTGCGGCCCTCCCCTAAGTGCCCTGCTCAGGCTGACGGCCACAGCCTGGCCCAGGTGCCCAGCTTGTGCCAGGAGATGGATGCCCTTGTGCCCCAGATTGTGGGTCAGACACCAGGTTTGTTGTTCTGCAGAGTTGCACAAGCTGGAGTTGGACAGTCTCTCTGTGCAGTGCCCGTACCGTAAACTGGGCTATAGCTCTGGAAGAAAAGCCTGGTGCCGATATCCAGGTCAGACTGGCACATGTGATCTTGTGGTGAGCACAGATTTCCCGAACACACTGAGCATCAGCAAAGCCCAGAAAGGCAGAGCCTGGATCCAGGATGACACCCAGGAAAGGACCATCACCATCACCatggagaagctgcaggcacAGGACTCTGGTGTGTACTGGTGTGCACTCTACAGGCCCTACACATCCATTCCATTCACCCGGATAATGGAGGTCCGGCTCTCTGTGGCCAAGCGTGAGTACCTGCTGGCAGATTTTGGCCTCGCCTCCCCTGCTTGCTGTCCCTCCTGACCCGTGCGCCACCACTGAGAATCCAACCCTCTCTCCATCGCTGTCTCTCTGTCTGCACAAGCTTCTGTCTGCTTCTGCACGGGGCTGTTCAACACCTCCCTGCTACCTGCAGATCTCTGCCAGGGAGCTTTTCTGCCTGCACTTCCAGCACTTCTGCCACCTCCTGGGCTGGGTTCATGGAGCAGGGCTCCTTGGcagcccttccctctccctcccacctTTCCATCCTTCTGTTACTTTGCCTGCTCCCGGGAGCTCCTGAAGACATGGGACACAGCCTGGGCACCTCATCTATGTTGTCTGTGAAAGCACGCCCAGAGTTACACCCATGATAGCAATGGCAGCGACGTTCAGATGGGGGATGCACAACAGCCcagtaatttttcttctcttctttgtgATTGCAGGACCAGCTGCAACAACGTTGTCAGTCACTAGAGCCACCAGTGAAAATCACCCTCCTGGTAACAGCACACTAGCAGGGTaaggccacaaaaaaaaaaaaaaaaataaaaaaaataaagccaacaCCGAAAAGCCTCTGAGCTTGAACACAGATACCAGCATCATACCGTGCTGTTATCTAACACTGGTAACTCCTTTGCTCTTCCTGCTTTAGCCAAGGTGTAAGCACCTACATCATAATATCCACAGTCCTGTACCTCCTGCTCATCCCGGTAGTTATTATCTTGATAACATTGTGCATCAGGCACCACAGAAAGCTGAAGAGAAGAGGTATGTGGAAACTGGTGATGCCTCTTTTTCTATTCTGTCTTTCTCCGACCATCATTTTTCCACTCCAAGTGAGCTTATTCTCAACTCACTGTGCCCTGGAGAAGATAAGGCATGCACAGCCTGGGAAGCCTCAAGGGGGGCTCCTTGTTATGACCTCCTCTCACAGTGAGTCAAAGCCACTTTCCTCCAGACATGCACAGAACGTGTCCTAACATTTCAGAGAAGTGAAGTGGGGGCAACGTGTTCACCAGATTCGGGGTAGATGGGTCCCATTGGCACACCCATCACTTCATTCACTGGGCAATCCCAAAGCCTTTCCCCAAACTCTTGTAGCACAGACAATACCCATGCATTGTCACAGATTTCTCTGTTTCTAAAACCTATGGTTATGGTTCTTTGCAAAGGTAACAGGCAAGCAGAGGACATCTATGACAAACCAGAGGACACAACGCAGGTAAGGAAAGTGACTTACTTCCCACACTGCACCTAAATCCCTTACGAATAATCTGTAAGGAGCTGGCTGACCCATGGGATGAGGGCATTGGTGCTCACTTTTGGCTGTGAGCATTAGGGGAAATGGCATTTAATGTCACCAGAGAAAGGAATGTTGCTAGATGGAGAGAAAGAGGGCAATGGAAGGTAACTCCACTggggagaacaaaacaaacaaaaacaaacacggTGGAGCAAATTATAGTAATTTCTGAGAAATGACTCAAAGACTAGAAAGCAAGGCTAGAAGATGAGGTTGTAACAAATATCAAGGAGAGGAGATGAAGGAAAgaattttctgtcctttcacCTCTGTCATGACCAAAGGTAACATTTTACATGGCTTCTCCTTTACCCTAGGAAAATCTCGTTCCCTTGATAACAGCTGTGTCTTGGTGCTGAATCATGCTGACAGTTGTTTACCCTTTCTTTTCACAGCTTGAGAGCACTGAAAGAATGGAAACTCCCAAGGATGACAGCAAAGACCTAAAATATGTTACCCTGGACTTTAAATCCCAACGCAGCCCTGAGGAATCTCTCTACTGTAACGTTGAACCAGATCAGGCTCCCAAGAACCCCAAAGATGAAAATGTGGAATATGCTATCATTGCACGtagttaatggaaaaaaaaagaaaaaaaaaaagaagcacagaaCCCCACAACAATCCAGCAACAGGAGGAAAGAACTGGAATAGAAAGTGGGAATGGGGAGTAGAAAATGTGTGCATGGACACGAGGGAAAGAGCTATGGTTTTGCTGTCATGTGTATGTTGCCTATACATTCTAAGACCTCTCTCCTATTAGAAGCCAGTAGAGAATTTCGTCACAAGTATGCAGATTCTCTCAGGCCAGACAGAGGTGCTGGTTAATTCTCAGGATCCCTTGCACGTTTGCTTTTTTTGATTCTATTAAAATGCAGACTCTTATGGAGTGGAGGAGTATCCTTTTGAAAAAGAGCAGTATCTGCCTGGCCATGGGTGGGTTTGGTATTTCAACTATATTCACTGGTAGAAGCTCTATCCCACTCCCAAGGGTTCGGTTATTATGGCCACGCAAACTTATTCCAATGTTCTAGGATTAAACTCTCACTTTGCTGCCATTGggtttttcctctgcacagctttccagccactctcccccaagcctgtagcctttcatggggttgttgtggccaaagtgcaggacccagcacttagccatgttgaacctcatcccattggcctccgCCAATTAacccaacctgtccaggtccctctgcagggcctccCTACCCTCTGGCAGGTCGACACTTCCCCTCAACTTGGTGTCCTCtgtaaacttactgagggtgcactcaattccctcaccCAAATCAACAATAACAATATTAAAGAGAATGGGAcccaacaccaacccctggggaacacctcTTGTGACCTGTCACCAGcaggatttcactccattcaccaccactctctgggcccggccaTCCAAACGATTTTTAACCCAGCAGAGTGTACCTgaccaagccatgggctgccagcttctccaggagaatactgtgggagaccgtGTCAAAGCACTGAGGTCAGGGTGCCAGGAAATGACCGC from the Anas platyrhynchos isolate ZD024472 breed Pekin duck chromosome 27, IASCAAS_PekinDuck_T2T, whole genome shotgun sequence genome contains:
- the LOC113839921 gene encoding polymeric immunoglobulin receptor-like — translated: MVKDFRGKARPQALPPSASVGGRRVHPGRCVATGRIGEAMDLRVVLLLPLCFPGLQAQTIQKLSQRKGSNLSVLCHYPAEDEYQELKSWCRWTDQRCQLQVATSGTRTHFYTYRARQGHFTIKDDPIHKNFSITMTDLQVEDSGTYYCAYSQSYVLLKRISLNVFKEFHKLELDSLSVQCPYRDLGYRSERKAWCRAVGQTGRCEHVVSTDTTYRRGISKGKEGRASIQDDTQKRTITITMEKLQAQDSGVYWCALYTPNATINFTPIMEVRLSVAKRLQAQTREELSQHEGSNLSVLCPYPAEREYRDLKSWCRWTDQGCQLQVALLGTITYTYSQQANQGYITIQDDPKHRNFSITMTDLQVEDSGTYYCAYRKGWESYVPLKWISLNVFKELHKLELDSLSVQCPYRKLGYSSGRKAWCRYPGQTGTCDLVVSTDFPNTLSISKAQKGRAWIQDDTQERTITITMEKLQAQDSGVYWCALYRPYTSIPFTRIMEVRLSVAKRPAATTLSVTRATSENHPPGNSTLAGQGVSTYIIISTVLYLLLIPVVIILITLCIRHHRKLKRRGNRQAEDIYDKPEDTTQLESTERMETPKDDSKDLKYVTLDFKSQRSPEESLYCNVEPDQAPKNPKDENVEYAIIARS